In the Anaerolineales bacterium genome, ACGGAATAAACCCTCATTCCTCCATGATCCTCCGTGTTCTCCGTGGATACTCAACAACCGTTCGTTTATGACATCCACGGAGGGCACAAGGGCACGGGAAAAAACCTCATTTCTCAATGATCCTCCGTGTTCTCCGTAAATACTCAAACACCGTTCGTTTATGACATCCACGGAGGGCACGGAGGACACGGAATAAACCCTTATTCCTCCGCGATCCTCCATGTTCTCCGCGGCTATTCAACAACCGTCCGTCCGCAACATCGACGGCGGCAAGGAAATAGTATACTTGTCCATGAGGATAAAATTTTATGCGATCCCATCGACGCGATCATCCCTCTCCGCCAGCCTGTCATCGCCTTTCCCGCCGGCAATTCCTGCAGGTCGCGGGGCTTGCGGCCGGCGGGGCCGCGCTGGGGGGTTGCCAATCCTCCGTTTCCGGGCGACCGCTCACCCCGGCCGCCGCGCCGGATTATTCGACGCGGGCCGAGGTGGCGATCGTGCGGGCCGCGGAATACGAGCCCGCGCTGGTGCGGGCGCAGGCCGAAGCGCTGCTCGAGAGCCTGGGCGGCATCGCAGACGTCGTCCGGCCGGGCGACACGGTGGCGGTGAAAGTCAACCTCACCGGCGGCGTGCGGGGCGGCCCGCCGCCCGCCGGAACGACCGCCACCGAATCCTACCTCACCCACCCGGCGGTGGTGCGGGCGGTGTGCGAACTGCTGCGCGACGCGGGCGCGAAGAAGCTCTACATCGTCGAAGCCGTCTGGGAGTGGGCTTCGTTCACCCACTGGGGATTCGACGATGCGGCGGAGTACGTCGGCGCGACGCTGATCGACCTCAACCAAACCGATCCCTATTCCGATTACGCGTCCGCGCCCGTCGGGGGCGAATGGTTCGTCTACGAAAAGTTCAAGTTCAACCGCCTGCTCGAAGAGGCGGACGCGCTGGTTTCCGTGCCGAAAATGAAATGCCACCATCTGTGCGGAATCACCCAATCGATGAAGAACCTGGTCGGCCTGGCGCCGTACAAATTCCACGAATTGAATCCGGGCGACGGGTACCGCACCGGCTTCCACGGGCCGGAGGATGTCACGGGAAGACGCTTGCCGCGGGTGGTGGTGGATCTAAACCGCGCCCGGCCGGTGGACCTGGCCGTGATCGACGGCATCCGGACGGTGGACGGCAGCGAGGGGCCGTGGAACTTCAACCTGACCGCGAAGCGCCCCGGGATCCTAATCGGGGGGAAGAATCCGGTCTCGACCGACGCGGTGGCCGTGGCGGCGATGGGCTTCGACCCCGCAGCGGAATATCCCGATCCGCCCTTCCTGCGGGCCGAGAACCATCTCAACCTCGCCCGCCGCTTCGGCTTAGGATCAAACCTGCTTGAGGACATCGACATCCTCGGCGTTCCGCTCGCGGAAGCGAGGATGACGTTCGAACCTTCGTGGGGCAACTCGCCGCTTCCCTGACTGGGCGCGGATCACGCCGTGAGATGCGGACGCAAAACCGCCCCGTCCGGCCTCAAGCGGCCGGACGGGGCGGTTTTTTTCGGGCAGGGTGTTTCTGAGCGCGCCCCCAGCCGCCGTACGGATTGCCTTCCCCTAAAGCAACGGCTCCAGGTCGAAATCTATGCCGCCCGGGAAGTTCAGAATGTAGCGCGCCTCCCCTTCCGGCACCACGTACACCCAAGTCAGTATGCATTGCCTTTGGGAGTTGATTAAGCCGGTTTGGGTTGAAAGGAACGTGAAATGGAATTCATCATTAACCGTGACGTCCCAGGCGCTAAACTCAACATCCTCCGCCGCGTCCATGTAGTCTTCCGGAACGTTCATGACCACAACCAAGAACGTGTCGGAAGAGAGAGTCGGCGTGTAGGACTGGTTGCCGCCGAGGGTGTAATAATCGGTTAGTTGGGCGTCCGTGAAGAGGATTCCGATCCCCTCCACCATGATCGGCGCCTCAATCCCGGGGATGGGCGTCGGCGTGATCGTCGGGGTAAGGGTCTGGGTGAGGGTCGGGGTCAGGGTGGGCGTCGGCGTCGATGTCGGCGTCGGCGTGTCGCTCGGGGTGGGCGTGAACGTCGGGCCGAACAACTGGCCCGGGCCGCATCCGGAAAGGAACAGCAGGATTGCCACGGAGCCGATCGGCAAGAAACGGCATAACCCTCTCATACTCCTCCTCCCAGCTGTGACGGGCACACCCGGCGGCTTCGTTCGGGAGCCGCTGACCTTCTAAGGATCCGAAAGGGCTTGTTTTTTCGGATTCCCGGAACCGGATTAATCCCGTCTATTTTACAATAAGGGCATCATCCATAAACAGTATATTTCCTCATGACAAATGTAATATTCTCGGTTAGATGAAAGTTTCGCCGGAGAATGACCGGGCGGGATGCACGGATGCTCCAGGCGGTCATTCCTCAGAGTTCCTTCACCATAACCACGAATTTTCCGCCGTCGCCGGTCCTCTCGAACGCGGCCGTTTCGGCGAAACCCGCCCTCGCCCAGGCCCTGCGCGCCCGGGCGTTGAAGGCGGCGATCGTCACCCGGAAACGCACCGGGGCGAACCGCGGCTCGGCGAAACGGAGCGCCTCGCCGATGATCCCAGCCCCCCGGCCTTGGCCGGTCAGGTCCGGCCGGATCCCGAGGCCGATATCGAGCGCGTCCGCGGCGTAATCCCCGCCGGGCACGCGCGCGTCGGCGCCGAAGCTGCAGAATCCGACCAGTGCTCCGCCGAGGGCGCGCATGGAATGGAACCTGTTCGCCGGATCCAACAGATACTTCAGGCTATCCGGCGCGTTTTCCGGACGCAAATTGTATACGTCATACGGGGGGTCATACGACCAGCGGAAAATCTCCATTGTGGATTTTTCGTCAAGCGGCTGAATAGCCAGCACGCGCCCGTCCCTTTCCTCGCCGGGCCGGCCGTCCCGCGAAACGCCGGCGTCCGCTACCAGATCCAGGGAATTAATCTCCAGACGGTCCGCTTCCGATACTCGGCGTAGCCGGTGAGGTTGCGCAGGAGGAACCGGTCCTCGTATCCGGCGAGGAGGGCGTAGCCGGCCGTCATAATCCCGCACGCTAGCCAAACCCACCAGACGGCGAAGGCCAAGGCCGCGGCCGGATACAGGATCAGCGTGTTGGCATACAGCGGATGACGGACGACCCTGTACGGCCCCGTATCGACGATCCGGTGGCCGGGTTTCACCTCCACGTTTCCGCTCCAGTAGCGACCCAGCCGACTGCGGATCCAATAGGAAAGCAGAATGCTGCCGACGGAAACCACACCTCCCGCGGCCGCGATCCAATCCGGGACTGCGGCGGAAGGCCTGACAAGCCCGGCGCAGATCAGGAGCTGGGTCGCCAGGATCACCAATCCCGCGGTCCCCATCACCAGCGACAAGGCGAGATAAAAATAATCTCCGGCGGATTCCACCGAGCGCCGGACGTCGCGGACAAGCGTGGTTCCGCCCCGGAAATACACCAAGAGCAAGGACAACGACGCGGCAAAGGCCAACCAGCGGATTCCGTTTAATATCATCATCGGCCGCCGCCCATGCCGGAGAAAGATTTATCTTCCCCGGGGCCGGCCGCCGGCGCCGAGTCCGTTCCCTCCGGCAGATTGATCGCCACCCGGCACTCGTCTCCGCCCTGCAGCACGCTCTCCAGAAGCTCCACCTTCACCGGCCGCTCCAGAATCGCCTCCCAGATTTTCCGGTAGTACCCCGCACCACAATAACAATATATCGCGGGGAGCTTCGTACCGCCGGCGGCCGCCGCGCGCACCCGCGGGCAATGGCAATACAGCGTGCGCCGTCGAGCCGGATCCGCCTCATCCAGGTAGTCGGCGAGGGTTTCGCTTTTCGGGATTTTCGTCGCGACGATCCGCCGGCCTCCGCGCACGCCGGCCGGCCCCCAGCCCCGGCGCACGACCTCGGCGATCGCCTCCTCCGGCAGACGCAGAGTCCGGCGCAGAAGGATCTCGAAATTATCCTGCAGCTTCCGGCGGGCCGCATCGACGTCCCCCGTTTGCCGATAGCGTTCACGGATCCTCCGCAGATCGGCCGGCGGATAGGAGCAGGCGCAACTTGTCAGGATTTCCCCGGCCCGGGCTTCGCCGACCGATTGCACCAAGCGGTCCAATGCGGCGCGGGTCCAGGCGGCGATCCGTTCCGGCGGAGATTGCGCGGAAAGGTCCGCGCCGCCCGCCATCACGCTCGCGAGCACGCGCTCGTCGGCGGCCGCCTCGATCCCGCGCGCTAATTTCGCCTGCCACCGTCGCTCGAATTCGCCGCCGCCTTCAGCCATGCCCGCACCATTGCCCACGAATCCACGATCGGATCGTCCCGGCGCTCCGGCGGATTCGCCCCGGTCCGCATCCCCCGGTGAAAGCGCGTCTGCGTTTGAGGCATCCCGCGCCGATTCGACGCCCGTCGGCTTCCCAGAGGCTTTGGCCAATTCCCGCACGGGGCGGCGCCGCTGCGGTTCCCGCCGCGCGCGACAAATCCGGCCGATGCCTGCCATTCCAAAAACCCAAATCAAAAAAACAGTGGCACTCATTATATTCAAGACTTCAAGGCAAAAACAATTTTCCTTGCCATTCCCCGCCGGCGCTGCGCGTCGTCACCGTCCTCCCCCGGATGAAAACCCGCCAAAAAACTT is a window encoding:
- a CDS encoding isoprenylcysteine carboxylmethyltransferase family protein, giving the protein MMILNGIRWLAFAASLSLLLVYFRGGTTLVRDVRRSVESAGDYFYLALSLVMGTAGLVILATQLLICAGLVRPSAAVPDWIAAAGGVVSVGSILLSYWIRSRLGRYWSGNVEVKPGHRIVDTGPYRVVRHPLYANTLILYPAAALAFAVWWVWLACGIMTAGYALLAGYEDRFLLRNLTGYAEYRKRTVWRLIPWIW
- a CDS encoding DUF362 domain-containing protein, whose translation is MRSHRRDHPSPPACHRLSRRQFLQVAGLAAGGAALGGCQSSVSGRPLTPAAAPDYSTRAEVAIVRAAEYEPALVRAQAEALLESLGGIADVVRPGDTVAVKVNLTGGVRGGPPPAGTTATESYLTHPAVVRAVCELLRDAGAKKLYIVEAVWEWASFTHWGFDDAAEYVGATLIDLNQTDPYSDYASAPVGGEWFVYEKFKFNRLLEEADALVSVPKMKCHHLCGITQSMKNLVGLAPYKFHELNPGDGYRTGFHGPEDVTGRRLPRVVVDLNRARPVDLAVIDGIRTVDGSEGPWNFNLTAKRPGILIGGKNPVSTDAVAVAAMGFDPAAEYPDPPFLRAENHLNLARRFGLGSNLLEDIDILGVPLAEARMTFEPSWGNSPLP